In one window of Desulforhabdus amnigena DNA:
- a CDS encoding glycosyltransferase family 4 protein produces MMNVLVLCAYYLPGFKAGGPIKTIAGMVDRLGDEFHFSIITSDRDTQDTDPFPHIKENSWQQVGKAQVYYISPTDKTIRGFRRAIVSKPYDILYLNSFFDPQFTGTPLFLHRLGLIPQTPVIVAPRGEFSAGAINLKKPKKHAYLLAAQMVGLYSKVQWQASSEFEKQDILREFFRCPNGLRHHNLKSGGAAAPDITLAPDITLAPNILASSNEELLPFGKYGHKPLRIIFLSRITNMKNLGYALNVLAKIQADIDFDIYGPVDRDKDYWYECQRLISKLPKNIQTRYLGPVEASKVQKVFSEYDLFFFPTKGENFGHVILESLSAGCPVLLSDQTPWQDLEEHNAGWVVPLSKPEEFRKIIETLAQYSQEELSKFFTGAARYAYEKLDDQEVIEQNRALFYGASI; encoded by the coding sequence ATGATGAATGTGTTAGTTCTTTGCGCATATTATCTTCCAGGTTTTAAAGCTGGAGGCCCCATTAAGACGATTGCGGGAATGGTCGATCGCCTAGGAGATGAATTTCATTTCAGTATCATTACGAGCGACCGGGACACTCAAGATACAGACCCTTTTCCTCACATCAAGGAAAACAGTTGGCAACAGGTAGGGAAAGCCCAAGTCTATTACATTTCTCCGACGGACAAGACAATCAGAGGTTTCCGGAGAGCGATAGTTTCAAAGCCCTATGACATCCTGTATCTGAATAGCTTTTTTGATCCTCAGTTTACTGGAACTCCATTGTTTTTGCATCGGCTGGGTTTGATTCCGCAGACCCCTGTCATCGTAGCGCCGCGTGGCGAATTCTCAGCGGGAGCCATCAATCTAAAGAAACCTAAAAAACATGCTTACCTTCTAGCTGCACAAATGGTAGGCCTCTATTCGAAAGTCCAATGGCAGGCCAGTAGTGAATTTGAGAAACAAGACATACTTAGAGAATTCTTTAGATGTCCTAATGGATTGAGACACCACAACCTGAAATCAGGAGGTGCGGCAGCACCCGACATTACTCTGGCACCCGACATTACTCTGGCACCCAACATATTAGCATCGTCCAACGAAGAGCTGTTGCCATTTGGAAAGTATGGGCATAAGCCCTTGAGAATCATCTTTCTGTCTCGCATCACCAACATGAAGAACCTTGGATATGCATTGAACGTTCTGGCCAAAATCCAGGCGGATATAGATTTTGATATCTATGGCCCGGTCGATCGGGACAAGGATTACTGGTACGAATGCCAAAGGCTCATCTCGAAACTTCCGAAAAACATCCAGACTCGCTATCTCGGTCCGGTAGAGGCAAGCAAGGTGCAGAAGGTTTTTTCCGAGTACGATCTTTTCTTCTTTCCTACAAAAGGCGAGAACTTCGGCCACGTCATTTTGGAATCCCTTTCTGCAGGATGTCCGGTCCTGTTGAGTGATCAGACACCTTGGCAGGACCTTGAAGAGCATAACGCCGGCTGGGTGGTTCCACTTTCCAAACCGGAGGAGTTCCGCAAGATCATAGAAACGCTTGCTCAATACTCTCAAGAGGAGTTGAGCAAGTTTTTTACCGGAGCTGCACGCTACGCTTATGAAAAACTTGATGATCAAGAGGTTATAGAGCAGAACCGCGCACTGTTTTACGGTGCGAGCATTTAA
- a CDS encoding glycosyltransferase family 4 protein yields MTVISNSTKEDLLRYVKVDPQKVRVVHDCVSAAFKPTPKEFNITKPIILQVGTGPNKNLERVAEALQGIPCHLRVIGTLTDRQTTVLQRFGIEYSSASNISDEQIVEEYCRCDMLVFASTYEGFGLPIVEAQATGRPVVTSNILSMPEIAGESACLVDPFDVASIRAGILRILKDSNYREDLVQKGIKNVQRFQPRAITAQYVKLYRELLDQC; encoded by the coding sequence GTGACGGTGATATCAAATTCCACGAAGGAAGACCTCCTCCGTTATGTCAAGGTCGATCCTCAGAAGGTTCGCGTCGTTCATGACTGCGTATCCGCAGCCTTCAAGCCCACGCCCAAAGAGTTCAACATCACTAAGCCCATCATTCTTCAAGTCGGTACAGGACCAAATAAAAACCTGGAACGAGTGGCGGAGGCGCTTCAGGGGATTCCGTGTCACCTCCGTGTGATAGGCACGCTGACTGATCGCCAAACAACAGTATTGCAGCGGTTTGGAATCGAGTATTCGTCGGCATCAAATATTTCAGATGAACAGATTGTCGAGGAATATTGCCGCTGTGATATGCTCGTCTTCGCTTCCACTTATGAGGGCTTTGGCCTGCCGATTGTGGAAGCCCAGGCAACCGGTCGACCGGTTGTCACCAGCAACATCCTCTCCATGCCCGAGATAGCGGGTGAATCCGCCTGTCTGGTTGATCCGTTTGACGTGGCGAGCATCCGAGCGGGAATTCTAAGAATATTGAAGGATTCAAACTATCGTGAAGATCTCGTCCAAAAGGGCATTAAGAATGTACAGCGCTTTCAACCCCGAGCAATTACTGCCCAGTATGTCAAACTTTATCGAGAATTACTGGATCAGTGTTGA
- a CDS encoding glycosyltransferase family 2 protein, whose translation MNKASCSTNPEITVLMSCYNAGRWLHEAIDSVLQQTFKNFEFIILDDGSEDETWNIIQSYCSRDKRIVAIRKENTGLADSLNVGIAHAKGTWIARLDADDLCEPTRLEEQIAFIRKNPEIVLLGTGFLEINDSGSVLKRHSYPAKHDQLLHRLKRSMAFFPHSSAFYRTDLVQRVHGYNPRIKRSEDTDLWLRLSEKGKLGCFKKPLVRIRKHSEQISLDQAGKRQLCDSTAARVCYFLRSSGIPDPSASNEEADWSSFLEWVENRIDQESVCEKRKAWNAARSEFLQAKNRLTGIIRFSNRLLHSSHTRELLSEKFFGSSLPQRLASEWVKHYIEEHS comes from the coding sequence ATGAACAAGGCATCTTGTAGTACAAATCCTGAGATCACTGTGCTGATGTCCTGTTACAACGCCGGCCGCTGGTTGCATGAAGCAATCGACAGTGTGCTGCAGCAAACATTTAAGAACTTCGAGTTTATCATTCTGGATGATGGCTCAGAAGATGAGACATGGAATATCATTCAGTCTTATTGCAGTAGGGATAAACGAATCGTCGCAATCAGAAAAGAAAATACTGGCCTTGCTGACTCACTAAATGTTGGCATTGCACATGCCAAGGGTACATGGATTGCCCGACTCGATGCCGACGATCTTTGTGAGCCGACCCGGTTGGAAGAACAGATCGCGTTTATTAGGAAGAATCCTGAAATAGTACTACTCGGAACGGGGTTTCTCGAAATCAATGACAGTGGATCAGTACTGAAGAGACACAGTTATCCTGCTAAGCATGATCAACTTCTACATCGTTTGAAAAGATCCATGGCTTTTTTCCCTCATTCATCAGCATTCTATCGTACTGATTTGGTTCAGCGTGTTCACGGATATAATCCACGTATCAAAAGATCTGAAGATACCGATCTGTGGCTACGGTTATCTGAAAAGGGCAAGCTTGGTTGCTTTAAGAAGCCACTTGTGAGAATACGCAAGCATTCAGAACAGATCTCTCTCGATCAGGCAGGAAAACGACAACTATGCGATTCTACGGCGGCAAGAGTCTGTTATTTTCTGAGGTCATCGGGCATCCCTGACCCATCTGCCAGTAATGAAGAGGCAGATTGGAGCAGTTTCTTGGAGTGGGTTGAGAATCGAATCGATCAAGAAAGTGTTTGTGAAAAGCGCAAGGCATGGAATGCTGCACGCTCTGAGTTTCTTCAGGCGAAAAACAGGCTGACAGGTATAATTAGATTTAGCAATAGACTCCTCCACTCATCCCACACTAGAGAGCTGTTAAGCGAAAAGTTCTTTGGTTCTTCGCTGCCGCAACGCTTGGCTTCTGAATGGGTCAAGCACTATATAGAGGAACACTCTTGA
- a CDS encoding alpha-1,2-fucosyltransferase, whose product MKIIARIKGGLGNQLFCYAAARRLALVNGVELVIDDVTGFVRDLQYRRRYALDHFQIPCRKATAAERLEPFERYRRGVMKWLSRRKPFEKRRYVEQEGLDFDERLLSLKVRGTLYLDGLWQSEGYFKDVERTIREDLKIIPPTDAHNQRMAEEIRSSEAVALHVRWFDAPGGTATHNISVDYYQRAIALMESTIDSPHYFLFSDDPEAARAKLSLSEARVTFVSHNRGDENAYADLWLMSQCKHFITANSTFSWWGAWLGLHKEKIIVTPDLMIEGKAAWGFKGLIPDEWIRV is encoded by the coding sequence TTGAAAATCATTGCCCGCATCAAAGGCGGCCTCGGCAACCAACTCTTCTGTTATGCCGCTGCCCGTCGACTGGCTTTGGTCAACGGTGTGGAACTGGTCATCGATGACGTGACCGGTTTTGTGCGCGATCTGCAGTACCGCCGCCGGTACGCCCTGGACCACTTCCAAATTCCCTGCCGCAAGGCAACAGCGGCAGAACGTCTTGAACCCTTCGAGCGCTACCGGCGAGGCGTGATGAAATGGTTGTCCCGCAGAAAGCCTTTTGAAAAAAGGCGCTATGTAGAGCAGGAAGGGCTGGATTTCGATGAACGTCTTCTCAGCTTGAAAGTAAGGGGAACGCTCTATCTGGATGGTCTGTGGCAAAGCGAAGGCTACTTCAAGGATGTGGAACGGACCATCCGCGAGGACCTCAAGATCATTCCTCCTACGGATGCACATAACCAACGCATGGCGGAAGAGATTCGCAGCAGCGAGGCCGTGGCCCTGCATGTGCGATGGTTCGACGCTCCTGGCGGTACAGCGACCCACAATATTTCAGTCGACTACTACCAGCGCGCTATCGCCCTAATGGAAAGCACGATTGACTCGCCGCATTACTTCCTCTTTTCCGATGATCCGGAGGCAGCCCGTGCAAAGCTTAGCCTGTCCGAAGCCCGGGTGACTTTTGTTTCCCACAACCGAGGTGACGAAAACGCCTATGCCGATCTATGGCTCATGAGCCAGTGCAAACACTTCATTACCGCCAACAGCACCTTCAGTTGGTGGGGGGCCTGGCTGGGGTTGCATAAAGAGAAGATTATCGTGACACCTGATCTGATGATTGAAGGCAAAGCGGCATGGGGTTTTAAGGGGTTGATCCCAGATGAATGGATAAGAGTATGA